In Myxococcus stipitatus, the following are encoded in one genomic region:
- a CDS encoding glycosyltransferase family 1 protein, with product MWYAGSVAHVLIDLRMVRGRLHGIARYALELARRVPALAPDLRFSALVPPEGLPADLGVLAPGLPVHRALAGFLSPIEQPALAADLARLKPDVFHATSFALPLFWSGPLVATLHDANHLVLAHEYSPAQALYYRVVVGPRAKRASALVTVSEFSREELARHLKLSPYRLQVIPNGVDTRFQPPSAQEVREFKERHELPARYVAAVGNAKPFKNLALLRHFAADLPVPIVLLAGKGAVAHELGLHENVLDLEELPEAEMPLFYGAAAALLVPSKYEGFGLPALEAMAAGCPVLASDAGSLPEVVGGAALRLSPDDPVAWREATLRVLRDDALRAQLTELGHERAARFTWDECARRTVAVYRRVLETRALAPQQ from the coding sequence GTGTGGTACGCGGGGAGCGTGGCTCATGTCCTCATCGACCTGCGCATGGTGCGCGGCCGGCTGCACGGAATCGCTCGTTATGCGCTGGAGCTCGCGCGTCGCGTTCCCGCGCTCGCTCCGGACCTGCGCTTCTCCGCCTTGGTACCCCCGGAGGGGCTGCCCGCGGACCTGGGGGTGCTCGCTCCGGGCCTGCCAGTACACCGCGCGCTCGCGGGCTTTCTCTCCCCCATCGAGCAACCCGCGCTCGCGGCGGACCTGGCACGGCTCAAGCCCGACGTGTTCCATGCCACGTCGTTCGCCCTGCCCCTCTTCTGGAGCGGGCCGTTGGTGGCGACGTTGCACGACGCCAACCACCTGGTGCTGGCCCACGAGTACTCGCCGGCGCAGGCGCTGTACTACCGCGTCGTCGTGGGGCCTCGAGCGAAGCGGGCGTCCGCGCTGGTGACGGTGTCCGAATTCTCCCGGGAGGAGCTGGCGCGCCACCTCAAGTTGTCGCCCTACCGGCTGCAGGTGATTCCCAACGGCGTGGATACGCGCTTCCAGCCGCCCTCGGCGCAAGAGGTCCGCGAGTTCAAGGAACGCCACGAACTGCCCGCGCGCTATGTGGCGGCGGTGGGCAACGCCAAGCCCTTCAAGAACCTGGCGCTGCTGCGGCATTTCGCCGCGGACCTGCCCGTGCCCATCGTCCTGCTCGCTGGCAAGGGCGCGGTGGCGCATGAGCTGGGCCTGCATGAGAACGTGCTGGACCTCGAGGAGCTGCCAGAGGCGGAGATGCCCCTGTTCTACGGGGCCGCGGCGGCGCTGCTCGTGCCATCGAAGTACGAGGGCTTCGGGCTTCCCGCCCTCGAGGCGATGGCGGCGGGATGTCCGGTGCTCGCGTCCGACGCCGGCTCGCTTCCGGAGGTGGTGGGTGGCGCGGCGTTGAGGTTGTCGCCGGATGACCCGGTGGCCTGGCGAGAGGCGACCTTGCGCGTGCTGAGGGACGATGCCCTCCGTGCGCAGCTCACCGAACTCGGCCATGAGCGCGCCGCGCGCTTCACCTGGGATGAATGCGCACGCAGGACAGTGGCCGTGTACCGGCGCGTGCTCGAGACTCGGGCACTGGCTCCCCAGCAATAG
- a CDS encoding LptF/LptG family permease, which translates to MTRISRYLLLELLVPLGVWVAFMFLLLFVMQFLRGTDVLLGSSVTLTDLGRLVAYLTPHFLMMALPIAFLLAILLGLGRLGEDRELTALQALGIGPTRLLAAPMGIAVALSVLMLLITSTAQPWGLTGVKELVSEVIRKNVVGDVKSGTFYEDLSDLTLYAEKVSEDGRWTNVLLHDDREASSPLLVLAHHGQVGTSSGGEVLRFSLEDGEVHRSGRATENYSVIHFDQAEISVGVGASMGKRGRFTSAKEELTPAELLEAASEAESKGGDARGFRMALHSRLGGALAPIAFALLGTPLAIGRRQAGRAWGYLLTLGGYVLYYLLSRAFEQLGQQGKLPAPVAGQLANLVFMAVGAVALYRVSRSGTVR; encoded by the coding sequence GTGACGCGCATCTCCCGCTATCTCCTCCTGGAGCTGTTGGTGCCGCTCGGAGTCTGGGTGGCCTTCATGTTCCTGCTGCTGTTCGTGATGCAGTTCCTCCGGGGCACGGACGTGCTGCTGGGTTCGTCGGTGACGTTGACGGACCTGGGGAGATTGGTGGCCTACCTCACGCCCCACTTCCTGATGATGGCGCTGCCCATCGCGTTCCTGCTGGCCATCCTCCTGGGGCTGGGACGGTTGGGAGAGGACCGCGAGCTGACGGCGCTGCAAGCGCTGGGCATCGGGCCGACGCGCCTGCTGGCCGCGCCCATGGGTATCGCGGTGGCGCTCAGCGTGCTGATGCTGCTCATCACCTCCACCGCGCAGCCGTGGGGCCTCACGGGCGTGAAGGAGCTGGTGAGCGAGGTCATCCGGAAGAACGTCGTGGGCGACGTGAAGTCCGGCACCTTCTACGAGGACCTCAGTGACCTGACGCTCTACGCGGAGAAGGTGTCCGAGGATGGGCGCTGGACCAACGTGCTGCTGCACGATGACCGCGAGGCGAGCTCTCCCTTGCTGGTGTTGGCGCACCACGGCCAGGTGGGGACGTCGAGCGGAGGCGAGGTGCTGCGCTTCTCGCTGGAGGACGGCGAGGTGCACCGCTCCGGCCGCGCCACCGAGAACTACAGCGTCATTCACTTCGACCAGGCGGAGATCAGCGTCGGGGTGGGTGCGTCCATGGGCAAGCGCGGCCGGTTCACCTCCGCCAAGGAGGAGCTGACGCCGGCGGAGCTGCTCGAGGCGGCGAGCGAGGCGGAGTCCAAGGGCGGCGACGCGCGCGGCTTCCGGATGGCGCTGCACAGCCGCTTGGGTGGGGCGCTGGCGCCCATTGCGTTCGCGCTTCTGGGCACGCCACTTGCTATTGGTCGGCGACAGGCGGGCAGGGCCTGGGGTTATCTCCTGACGCTTGGAGGCTACGTCTTGTACTACCTGCTGAGCCGAGCCTTCGAGCAGTTGGGGCAGCAAGGCAAGTTGCCCGCGCCCGTGGCGGGGCAGCTGGCGAACCTCGTGTTCATGGCGGTGGGCGCGGTGGCCCTGTATCGGGTGAGTCGTTCGGGGACGGTCCGGTGA
- a CDS encoding LptF/LptG family permease has product MRLTLFGYVLRTYVRFALGILGGLVLVFVVVDFVDRAKTYTGPGWVADAAKLYGYKALMAVQQLGPAALLLAAGTTVSALRKQGEVTAIRALTFGPSALYAPVLAFGLLACTGLVAFDEVVATHAGRRVDEITTLRFNRWGDWRFYYTPKQWFRRGDHIFFLRAGSAQEGFSDVSIFTLSREFKLERRLDAARMEWLDGTRWRLTGVVERSFAGEGHTSVKSLESEDYELGIAASAFRIRPGRPEQMRVKELREQIVARRDVGLATRQFELALHNRFAYPFAALPAALLGVGLALRTNRRGHLTAAIVEGLLVAVAMWGLMMVCRTLVLTERLSPFVAAWTPPVLLVLAAAALWLRREGFLHVPRRWVAVR; this is encoded by the coding sequence GTGAGGCTCACGCTCTTCGGCTATGTGCTGCGCACGTATGTGCGCTTCGCCCTGGGAATCCTGGGGGGGTTGGTGCTCGTCTTCGTCGTGGTGGACTTCGTCGACCGCGCGAAGACGTACACCGGGCCGGGCTGGGTGGCGGACGCGGCGAAGCTCTACGGCTACAAGGCCTTGATGGCGGTGCAGCAGTTGGGGCCAGCGGCGCTGCTCCTGGCGGCGGGCACGACGGTGTCCGCGCTGCGAAAGCAGGGAGAGGTGACGGCCATCAGGGCGCTGACCTTCGGGCCCTCGGCGCTGTATGCGCCCGTGCTGGCTTTCGGGTTGCTTGCGTGCACGGGGCTGGTGGCCTTCGACGAGGTCGTCGCGACGCACGCCGGGCGCCGCGTGGATGAAATCACCACGCTGCGGTTCAATCGCTGGGGTGACTGGCGCTTCTACTACACGCCGAAGCAGTGGTTCCGGCGCGGAGACCACATCTTCTTCCTCCGCGCGGGGAGCGCGCAGGAGGGGTTCTCGGACGTCTCCATCTTCACCTTGTCGCGGGAGTTCAAGCTGGAGCGGCGGCTGGACGCGGCGCGGATGGAATGGCTCGATGGGACGCGCTGGCGGTTGACGGGTGTGGTGGAGCGGTCCTTCGCGGGTGAGGGGCACACGTCGGTGAAGAGCCTGGAGAGCGAGGACTACGAGCTGGGCATCGCGGCCTCGGCCTTCCGAATCCGTCCGGGCCGTCCGGAGCAGATGCGCGTGAAGGAGTTGCGCGAGCAGATCGTCGCGCGCCGGGACGTGGGGCTCGCGACGCGGCAGTTCGAACTCGCGTTGCACAACCGCTTCGCCTATCCGTTCGCGGCGCTCCCTGCGGCGCTCCTGGGGGTGGGGTTGGCGCTGCGGACGAATCGGCGTGGGCACCTCACCGCGGCCATCGTCGAGGGGTTGTTGGTGGCGGTGGCCATGTGGGGCTTGATGATGGTGTGCCGCACGTTGGTGCTCACCGAGCGACTGTCTCCATTCGTGGCGGCCTGGACGCCGCCCGTCCTGCTCGTCCTGGCGGCCGCGGCGCTGTGGTTGCGCCGGGAGGGGTTTCTTCACGTACCTCGTCGTTGGGTGGCGGTGAGGTAG
- a CDS encoding undecaprenyl-phosphate glucose phosphotransferase: MFSRLQRFYTSIKVVADMVMLAMAFALAYVTRFSGIVPVTEGIPPWEDSLVSLLMVLVIFPATFKQSRLYATNRSRTNTGEVFEVFKSTITATLILVAATYFARERYSRLTLVIFVVYSFVLVTCSRLAFRYVLSEVRRRGHNLKSILIIGAGELGQRVVETVEGHRELGFRVTGLLTLRPEKVGQYVNGVRVIGHVDDVERVLDAQPVDQVIIALPLQEQAHVKRLMEPLALRTVDVRVVPDLYQYITLYGGLEEFGGLPIIRLQGDPMEGWSRVSKRAFDILFSLLAIVVTGPLMAATALAVRLSSRGPMLYRQERMGMDGRTFHILKFRTMRVDAENTGAMMARKDDPRRTVIGTFLRKYSLDELPQFFNVLTGDMSLVGPRPERPVFIEEFKRQIPRYHLRHKVKAGITGWAQINGLRGQTCIEKRIEYDLYYIENWSLLMDLKILVRTALGGFLSKNAY; the protein is encoded by the coding sequence GTGTTCAGTCGTCTCCAGCGCTTCTACACGTCCATCAAAGTTGTCGCGGACATGGTCATGCTCGCGATGGCGTTCGCCTTGGCGTACGTCACCCGCTTCTCGGGCATCGTCCCTGTCACGGAGGGAATCCCTCCGTGGGAGGACTCGCTCGTCTCGCTGCTCATGGTGCTGGTCATCTTCCCGGCCACCTTCAAGCAGTCGCGGCTCTATGCGACGAACCGCTCCCGCACGAACACCGGCGAGGTGTTCGAGGTCTTCAAGTCCACCATCACCGCGACGCTCATCCTGGTGGCGGCCACGTACTTCGCCCGGGAGCGCTATTCGCGCCTGACGCTGGTCATCTTCGTCGTCTACTCCTTCGTGCTCGTGACGTGCAGCCGGCTGGCGTTCCGCTATGTGCTGAGCGAGGTGCGCCGGCGTGGCCACAACCTCAAGTCCATCCTCATCATCGGCGCGGGGGAGTTGGGCCAGCGCGTGGTGGAGACGGTGGAGGGGCACCGGGAGCTGGGCTTCCGGGTGACGGGTCTTCTGACTCTGCGGCCTGAGAAGGTGGGCCAATATGTCAACGGCGTGCGGGTGATTGGCCACGTGGACGACGTGGAGCGGGTGCTCGACGCGCAGCCGGTGGACCAGGTCATCATCGCGCTGCCGCTGCAGGAGCAGGCCCACGTGAAGCGGCTGATGGAGCCGCTGGCCCTGCGCACGGTGGATGTTCGCGTGGTGCCGGACTTGTACCAGTACATCACCCTCTACGGAGGGCTGGAGGAGTTCGGTGGCCTGCCCATCATCCGCCTCCAGGGCGACCCGATGGAGGGGTGGAGCCGGGTGTCCAAGCGGGCGTTCGACATCCTGTTCTCGCTCCTGGCCATCGTCGTCACGGGGCCGCTGATGGCGGCCACCGCGCTGGCGGTGCGCCTGTCCAGCCGAGGGCCCATGCTCTACCGCCAGGAGCGCATGGGGATGGACGGCCGCACATTCCACATCCTCAAGTTCCGCACCATGCGTGTGGACGCGGAGAACACCGGCGCGATGATGGCGCGCAAGGACGACCCGCGCCGCACCGTCATCGGCACCTTCCTGCGCAAGTACTCGCTGGATGAACTGCCGCAGTTCTTCAACGTGCTGACGGGGGACATGAGCCTGGTGGGTCCTCGTCCCGAGCGCCCTGTCTTCATCGAGGAGTTCAAGCGGCAGATTCCGCGCTACCACCTGCGGCACAAGGTGAAGGCGGGCATCACCGGCTGGGCGCAGATCAACGGGCTGCGCGGGCAGACGTGCATCGAGAAGCGCATCGAGTACGACCTGTACTACATCGAGAACTGGTCCCTGCTGATGGACCTCAAGATTCTCGTGCGCACGGCGCTCGGCGGCTTCCTCTCGAAGAACGCGTACTGA
- the purD gene encoding phosphoribosylamine--glycine ligase gives MDVKVLLLGSGGREHALAWKLSQSPLLTRLWCAPGNPGTAKLATNVPVKADSPEEVVALARRESVDLVVVGPEAPLVAGVADALAQAGIPCFGPVAGAALIEGSKAFAKEIMAEANVPTAAFRTFTDAGEAEAYAVAQGRIVVKADGLAAGKGVIVAHDVDAARAAVRAVAAMGTSGQRMVLEELLEGEEVSAMALCDGERYVMLPLSQDHKRVGDGDTGPNTGGMGAYSPAPFLSDAQLAEVGESVIAPTLAVLRRRGLPFKGVLYAGLMLTRNGPKVLEFNARFGDPETQVLMMQLGEDLLPLVDACARGQLVARPLAVAPGASVGVVVAAEGYPEAPRKGQRIDGLDSVPPDGTVFIAGAEARGGVLVTNGGRVLTVCARGEDLARARERAYAAVAAVRFEGMHFRRDIGAKGMKAAP, from the coding sequence GTGGATGTGAAGGTCCTGTTGCTGGGTTCCGGAGGCCGTGAGCACGCGCTGGCTTGGAAGCTCTCCCAGAGCCCTCTGCTCACGCGGTTGTGGTGTGCCCCGGGCAACCCGGGGACGGCGAAGCTGGCGACGAATGTGCCGGTGAAGGCGGATTCGCCGGAAGAGGTGGTGGCGCTGGCCCGGCGGGAGTCGGTGGACCTGGTGGTGGTGGGGCCCGAGGCACCGCTGGTGGCGGGGGTCGCGGACGCGCTGGCCCAGGCGGGAATCCCATGCTTCGGGCCCGTGGCCGGGGCCGCGCTCATCGAGGGCTCCAAGGCGTTCGCCAAGGAGATCATGGCCGAGGCGAATGTCCCCACGGCCGCCTTCCGCACCTTCACGGACGCGGGCGAGGCGGAGGCCTACGCGGTGGCGCAGGGCCGCATCGTCGTGAAGGCGGATGGCCTGGCGGCGGGCAAGGGCGTCATCGTCGCGCACGATGTGGACGCAGCGCGCGCGGCGGTGCGCGCGGTGGCGGCGATGGGCACGTCGGGACAGCGCATGGTGTTGGAGGAGCTGCTGGAGGGCGAGGAGGTCTCCGCCATGGCGCTCTGCGACGGTGAGCGCTACGTCATGCTGCCCCTGTCGCAGGACCACAAGCGCGTGGGGGATGGCGACACCGGCCCCAACACGGGAGGCATGGGCGCGTACAGCCCCGCGCCCTTCCTGAGTGACGCGCAGCTGGCCGAGGTCGGGGAGAGCGTCATCGCGCCCACGCTCGCGGTGTTGCGCCGCCGGGGGCTGCCCTTCAAGGGCGTGCTGTACGCGGGGCTGATGCTCACGCGCAACGGGCCCAAGGTGCTGGAGTTCAACGCGCGCTTCGGGGACCCGGAGACGCAGGTGCTGATGATGCAGCTGGGCGAGGACCTGCTGCCGCTCGTGGATGCGTGCGCGCGTGGCCAGTTGGTGGCGCGGCCGTTGGCGGTGGCGCCCGGTGCGTCGGTGGGCGTGGTGGTGGCGGCGGAGGGATATCCGGAGGCGCCTCGGAAGGGGCAGCGCATCGACGGTCTGGACTCGGTGCCGCCGGACGGCACGGTGTTCATCGCGGGCGCGGAAGCGCGGGGCGGGGTGCTGGTCACGAATGGTGGGCGGGTGCTGACGGTCTGCGCTCGGGGCGAGGACCTCGCGCGGGCGCGGGAGCGTGCGTACGCGGCGGTGGCGGCCGTGCGCTTCGAGGGCATGCACTTCCGCCGTGACATTGGCGCGAAGGGGATGAAGGCGGCGCCGTGA
- a CDS encoding O-antigen ligase family protein encodes MELLSQSRMEPLVLRRAVAVVLLAWAVGLVLAEVVLQVAAAAAVFLALVMAVLRQVRLASDVRAYVLASVALCAWQVVSPAVALLTGAASAWPRSSRYGQVLDSVAGAAVATIGSVGVPWLALAGTVVAGWLFAAALGMFQNRVRWPWAPPAFLKLNPGRLHENFGTEASPRYAAGGIFFHRLRFAHGAIAALGPALAVLGSSEVTRRRLLAGAVVLGMLVSIYNAFARAALGAALLVSVVALLLLVSGLARKVGLSLIAVAVVLVLASPAWRARLEKAAGNIYGGERELAMTVGWGLVREHPLLGVGFGNHKAAVLSRQGETGITDLLATDSHNLWLTVWAETGLVGLLLMVTVHVLLAWALIRRYRAGSLAATGALLSFVGFHILALVHYLPFHSSVHLSFALVWGLGLCEGSDVLRLRERPTSVREDGFVSEAPVPVSPGPV; translated from the coding sequence ATGGAACTTCTCTCTCAGTCCCGGATGGAGCCCCTCGTGCTGCGGCGCGCGGTGGCGGTGGTGCTGCTGGCGTGGGCCGTGGGGCTGGTGTTGGCGGAGGTCGTGCTGCAGGTGGCGGCGGCCGCGGCGGTGTTCCTGGCGCTGGTGATGGCGGTGCTGCGGCAGGTTCGACTGGCCTCGGACGTGCGCGCCTATGTGCTGGCGAGCGTGGCGCTGTGCGCATGGCAGGTGGTGTCGCCGGCGGTGGCGCTGCTCACGGGCGCGGCGAGCGCGTGGCCTCGCAGCTCGCGCTACGGCCAGGTGTTGGATTCGGTGGCGGGCGCGGCGGTGGCCACCATCGGTTCAGTGGGAGTGCCGTGGCTGGCGTTGGCGGGGACGGTGGTGGCGGGGTGGTTGTTCGCCGCGGCCCTGGGCATGTTCCAGAACCGGGTGCGTTGGCCATGGGCTCCGCCCGCGTTCCTCAAGCTGAACCCTGGCCGACTGCATGAGAACTTTGGAACGGAGGCGTCTCCGCGCTACGCGGCGGGAGGCATCTTCTTCCACCGGTTGCGCTTCGCGCACGGCGCCATCGCGGCGCTGGGGCCCGCGCTCGCGGTGCTGGGGAGCTCCGAGGTGACGCGGCGGCGCCTGCTCGCGGGGGCGGTGGTGTTGGGCATGCTCGTGTCCATCTACAACGCCTTCGCCCGTGCGGCGCTGGGCGCGGCCCTGCTGGTCAGCGTGGTGGCGCTGCTGCTCCTGGTGAGTGGACTGGCGCGCAAGGTGGGGCTGTCGCTCATCGCCGTGGCTGTCGTCCTGGTGTTGGCGTCGCCAGCCTGGCGCGCGCGCCTGGAGAAGGCGGCGGGCAACATCTACGGGGGCGAGCGCGAGCTGGCGATGACGGTGGGATGGGGCCTGGTGCGCGAGCATCCGCTGCTGGGCGTGGGCTTCGGCAATCACAAGGCGGCGGTCCTCTCGCGACAGGGGGAGACGGGAATCACGGACCTCCTTGCCACCGACTCGCACAACCTGTGGCTGACGGTGTGGGCGGAGACGGGGTTGGTGGGCCTGCTCCTGATGGTGACGGTGCATGTCCTCCTGGCCTGGGCGCTCATCCGCCGCTATCGCGCGGGCTCGCTCGCCGCGACCGGAGCGCTGCTCTCGTTCGTGGGCTTCCACATCCTCGCGCTCGTGCACTACCTGCCGTTCCATTCCAGCGTGCATCTCTCATTCGCGCTGGTGTGGGGGCTGGGGCTGTGTGAAGGCAGCGACGTGCTGCGGTTGCGCGAGCGCCCTACGTCTGTGCGCGAGGATGGGTTCGTCAGCGAGGCGCCCGTGCCCGTGTCCCCAGGGCCCGTGTAG
- a CDS encoding glycosyltransferase: MKVALVHDWLVTHRGGERVLDALCEVLPDADIYTLIHRPGSQSPAIESRRIFTSFLQHIPGIHERYRHFLPLMPKAIESLRLRGDYDLVLSSSHCVAKGLRAPAGLPHLSYVHAPMRYMWDLFDDYFGPGRAGLPVRAAAHAVRPWLRWWDRTSAARVDRFVANSHHVAGKLRRFWAREATVVHPPVDLERFTQQPLEGSGQGGYFLWLGAFAPYKRLDIALEAFRELGAPLWVVGTGQEASRLTSGAPPANIRFLGNVPDDALPALYRDARALIFTPEEDFGITPLEAQACGRPVIAFGRGGALETVNSDTGLFFPEQSPSALVEAVRRFETWEKGFRPEEARSQARRFSRGVFQQAMLSEVESLLRVARKSPTQARAV, translated from the coding sequence GTGAAGGTCGCCCTCGTCCATGATTGGTTGGTCACCCACCGCGGGGGAGAGCGCGTGCTCGACGCGCTCTGCGAAGTGCTGCCCGACGCGGACATCTACACCCTCATCCACCGGCCCGGCAGCCAGTCCCCCGCCATCGAGTCCCGCCGCATCTTCACGTCCTTCCTCCAGCACATCCCGGGCATCCACGAGCGCTACCGCCACTTCCTGCCCCTGATGCCGAAGGCCATCGAGTCGCTGCGTCTGCGGGGTGACTACGACCTCGTCCTGTCCTCCAGCCACTGTGTGGCGAAGGGACTGCGTGCCCCAGCGGGCCTGCCTCACCTGAGCTACGTGCACGCGCCCATGCGGTACATGTGGGACTTGTTCGACGACTACTTCGGACCTGGACGGGCGGGTCTGCCTGTTCGCGCCGCTGCCCACGCGGTGCGCCCCTGGCTGCGGTGGTGGGACCGGACCTCGGCGGCCCGCGTGGACCGCTTCGTCGCCAACAGCCACCACGTGGCGGGCAAGCTGCGCCGCTTCTGGGCCCGCGAGGCCACCGTGGTGCACCCTCCCGTGGACCTGGAGCGCTTCACGCAACAGCCGCTCGAGGGCAGTGGCCAAGGAGGCTACTTCCTGTGGCTGGGCGCCTTCGCCCCCTACAAGCGCCTGGACATCGCGCTGGAGGCCTTTCGCGAGCTGGGCGCGCCTCTCTGGGTGGTGGGCACGGGACAGGAGGCCTCGCGGCTCACCTCGGGGGCTCCGCCCGCCAACATCCGCTTCCTGGGCAACGTCCCCGACGACGCGCTGCCGGCGCTCTACCGCGACGCCCGCGCCCTCATCTTTACGCCCGAGGAGGACTTCGGCATCACCCCGCTGGAGGCCCAGGCCTGCGGGCGCCCCGTCATCGCCTTCGGCCGAGGCGGCGCGCTGGAGACGGTGAACAGCGACACCGGACTGTTCTTTCCAGAACAGTCACCGTCCGCGCTCGTGGAGGCCGTGCGGCGCTTCGAGACGTGGGAGAAGGGGTTCCGGCCCGAAGAGGCGCGGTCGCAGGCCCGCCGCTTCAGCCGAGGGGTTTTCCAACAGGCCATGCTGTCCGAGGTGGAGTCGCTCCTCAGGGTGGCGAGGAAATCCCCAACTCAAGCCAGAGCGGTGTGA